AAGAAGCACAAAAATATCTGGTAGGTGGTGTTAACTCTCCTGTAAGGGCATTTAAAGCACTTGGTATGGAACCTCTATTTATAGCTAAAGGGAAAGGCAGTAGAGTTTGGGATGTTGATGGAAATGAATTTATAGATTATGTGCTTTCATGGGGACCTCTTATTCTGGGACATGCCCATGACCAGATAATAAATGCAATAAAACAGGTCTCAAACTACGGAACAAGTTTCGGAGCTCCAACAGAGTTAGAGATAGAAATGGCAAAGGCTGTTGTTGAGGCAGTTCCATCTGTTGAAATGGTTAGATTTGTAAACTCTGGAACAGAAGCCACAATGTCTGCCATCAGATTGGCCAGAGGATATACAGGAAAGAAAAAAATAATAAAATTTGAAGGTTGTTATCACGGACATGGTGATAGTTTGCTGGTTTCTGCCGGTTCAGGAGTTGCCACTCTGGGTATTCCTGGAACTCCTGGAATTCCTGAAGAACTCGCACAGCTCACAATAGTTCTTCCTTATAACGATATAGATGCTGTAGAAGAAGCCTTTAGAAAACATGGTGATGATATTGCCTGTGTAATTATTGAGCCAGTTGCAGGGAACATGGGAGTTGTTGCCCCATCTAAAGAATACCACCAGAGATTAAGAGAGCTTACAAAAGAATATGGAGCTTTGCTAATATGGGATGAAGTTATGACAGGCTTCAGACTTGCCCTTGGTGGTGCTCAGGAGCTTTATGGAATAGAGCCAGACCTAACCACAATGGGTAAAGTAATAGGAGCTGGATTACCTGTGGGAGCTTATGGTGGAAAAGCAGAAATCATGAAATATGTAGCACCTGAAGGACCGGTTTATCAGGCAGGAACACTATCAGGAAATCCTCTTGCAATGGCAGCAGGTTTAAGACAACTCCAAATTCTGAAGGAAAAATCCCCTTATGGAGAATTAGACCAAAAAGGTGCAAAATTAGAAAAAGGAATGAAAGAACTAATTGATAAATACGGAATAAAAGCCACAATAAACAGAGTTGGTTCTATGATAACCATGTTCTTTACAGATAAAGAGGTCAAAAACTTTGCCGATGCAAAATCATCAGACCTTGAATTATTTAATAAGTTTTATAAATTAATGCTGGAAAAAGGTGTATATCTTGCTCCATCACAGTTTGAGGCTTCTTTCTTAAGTACAGCCCATAGTGATGAGGATATAGCAACCACCTTAAATGCAATTGAAGACACATTTAAACAGCTATAGGAGGAAAAATGGAAAAGAAAGGAAAATCTCCTGTTCAGGAAACAGTTGATAAATGGATAGAAGGATGGAATGAGCACGATATACAAAAGATTATGGAATGTTATGCAGATACAGCTGAACTTTATGACCCAAAAATTAAAGAGATATATCCTGAGACCTTAACACTTGTAGGAAAAGAAAATATAAAAAAATACTATGAGATTATTTTAAAAGTTTTTCCACAGATAAAAATTCAGCCACTTGGATTATGGATAAAAGGTCATGATGCCCTTTTAGAGTATTACATTTATACATCAGAAGATGCAAAGGCAGACGTGATATCAAAATTTTATTTAAATAAAGAATACCAAATTCAAGGGCATTTTATTTATTACGGACTATCCTATAAAGAAGTTAAGGAGGAAAACAAAACCGAATGAAATGTCCAAACTGTGGTTCTCTTGAAGATAAGGTTGTTGATACAAGACAGTCTAAAGATGGAACTGTAATAAGAAGAAGGAGAGAATGCCTTGATTGTGGTTTTAGATTTACAACCTATGAAAGATACGAGGAAGAAAAAATTATAGTTAAAAAGAAAAATGGAACAACTGAAGCATTTAATAAAGACAAGATTATAAGAGGAATTCGTCTTGCTTCCAAGAATAGACCTGTATCGGAAAAACAGATGATTGAAATAGCTGATGAGATAGAGAAATATCTACTTGAAGAAGGAAAGTTAGTTGTAGAAAGCACTGAGATAGGGGATTTAGTCCAGGAAAAGCTCAAAAAAATAGACCCTGTGGCATATCTAAGATTTAAATCTGTCTATAATGAATTTCAGGATATAAGCGATTTTGAAAGAGCCCTTAAAGAAATTGAAGAAAAAGAAAAGTAGATTTATATCTCTTCTTATCTAACATTTGTAAAAACTAAAAAGATTTAGCAGTAAATTATAGAGCCTAACATTTTTCAGGCTCTGACAAAATTTTTCTAAAGTTCCCCAAATACCAATTTACTGATATTTTTAAGTTTCACAGCTATTTCACATTGACAGCTTATAATAAACAATAACAAGGAAGCCCGAGTTTTCTCCTAAACCTCCTCCCCTCTCCCTCCTTTCCCCCTCGGGGGATTTTTTTTAATTAAAAATTATAATACAAATTATATTTGTTTAATTTTTGAAATAAGACAACCCATTGTCTTATGACTATTGTAATAAAACTCTTCTCATCTCTTCAACAGGGGCTTTTTGACCTGTCCAGATTTCAAATGCCTTTGCTCCCTGATAAAGAAGCATAGGAAGTCCATCCTGATAAAGACAACCTTTTTCTTCTGCTGCTTGAAGCAATTTTGTTTTTTTGTAAATAATATCCACAATAATATGTCTTTTTTCTATTTTTGAGTAATCAAATAATGGTGGGTCATCCTCCTTTAAGCCGATGGAAGTTGTATTTACGATGATATCAACATCTTTTAGATAATTTTCTATATGACTAAGAGAAATAATATCTATAATCTCTTCAATAAATCTATTTAACTTTTTAAAATCAGAGACAATTTCTTCTGCTTTTTTAACAGTTCTATTGGCAAGGATTATTTTTTGAACTCCGGATTTTATAAGTCCATAAATAACAGCTCTTGAAGCTCCACCTGCACCAATAACAAGGAATTTTTTATTCGCAAAGTCTGGAGTAAGTTCTTTAAGTCCTTCTATAAATCCATAGGCATCTGTATTAAATCCCTGCAGATAACCATCTATATTTTTAACGGTGTTGCAAGCACCTATATACTCAACTTCTTCTGAGATTTCATCCAGATATTTTATAACTTCTTCTTTGTGGGGAACAGTAACATTTATTCCTTTTATTGATAAGGCCTTTATGCCTTCTATGGCTTTCTGGAGGTCTTCAGGTCTAACCTGAAAAGGAAGATATATTGCATTTATACCAAGGGTTTGAAAAGCTGCAGTCTGAAACTGGGGGGACTTTGAATGCTTTACAGGATATCCTATTATCCCGTAAACCTGTGTTTCCCCATTTACAAAAATATCACTCATGTTTGTATTTCAAATTTATGCTGTCCGATATGAACCTTTTTAACCCATGGCAGAAAATTCTTAATAGCCACAATAATAACATCTTTCATTGTTATGTCAGGCACAGGACATGTAGAGCAGGCTCCAAGAAGCTCAAGATACACAGTATCATCCTCAACTTTTACAAGTTTAATGTCCCCCATATCCAATGCTAAAGCTGGTCTAATCATGTTAAGAACGTTTTCTACTTCCTGTTCCCTTGTTTTAACCATCATTCTTTCTCCATATTGATTTTAGGAACTTCAACCCCTAATTTTTCTTGAAGTTCCTGGAAAAATTTTTGTCTGTCTTCTTCAGGTATATTTAAAACGTTAAAAGCTCCTTTTATGCTTAACCTTTTAAGTGCTATATCTTCTAATTTCTTTTCGTAAAAATAACTGAAATATTTTCTGACTATTTCTTCACTTTCAGGAAACTCTTCAAGCAGGTGAAAAACTTTTATATCTTCTGTTATTTTCATATTCATTAGTCCTGTGTTTTCTTTACGTAAAATATATATACGCCGTCTTCTTCTTTATATCCTAAAAACTCATTTCCTGTTGTTTCACACCATGCAGGAACGTCTTGAATAGCTCCTTCGTCATCTGCAAGAAGTTCAACAATCTGTCCTTTTTTAGCCTGTTTCATAACTTTTGCAAGTTCTGTTATAGGAATTGGACAAAAAGTTCCTGTTGCATCATGGGTAATATCAGGTTTTATATTTTCTAAATCCATTATATCCTCCAGCTTTCTATTATTTCTTCTTGTAGCCGTTGACCCTTTACAACGCCCTCTACCCCTGTAGGGGATGTATATTTTATATTTATTTTACCATTTTCATCTGTTTTAGAGTATCTTGCAACCAGATTGGCTATATCTTTAATTTCTTCTGGAGTAAGTTCTCTATTTTCTATTGTTTTTGCTATGGCAACTGCACCTTTTCCAACTGGCTCAAAAAACCAGTAATTTTTCTTCAATCCTCTTATGAAATTACCTTCTCCTTCATTACGGGAAACCACAACCTTTGTTCCTGTAGGCAGTCTGAAATGTCTTCCAATGGTAAGCAGATACAGGTCTTCTCTACTTATTTTATTTTCTACAGATAGAGTTTCCATATATTTTCTGGCAAAGTTTTCATCAGTTAAATAACAGCAACCACCTGCAGGCTGCTCAAACTCATCTATTCCAAGTTCTTTTGCCAGTTGCAGCTGTCTTTTTCTGCTTCTTCCTACAATGCCTTCTAATTTTTCCCTATCAACCCAGCCCTTTATCTCAGGTATTGTAGGAGGTAATACCTTTGCAGACAAAGGTTTCAGGACAAGCCCCTCAACTCCAGCTTCCCTTTCTATGATTTTCATAGCTTTAAGATGCTGGCTCATAGGTCTTTGGTTGAGGACTTCCCCTGAGATTATAAAATCAGCATTAAATTCATCCATTAATTCTTTTGCTTTTTTATACATAAAAGCTCTACAATCTATACAAGGATTAATATTTGCTCCATAGCCATATTTGGGATTAGTAACAATATCAAAATATTCTTCTGAAATATCAACAATCTCAAGCTTAAAACCGTATTTTGCAGCATATTTCAAAGCTGGGTTCATATAATGAGAGCCGTCAGGTTTTTTTTCGCCTCTTCTTCTTTTGGTTTCCGTAATACAAAAGCCTGTGTAGAAATGGACTGCGATAACATCTATTCCTTGATTTTGGATTAGTTTTATAGCTAATGTGCTGTCAAGACCTCCTGAGTATAAAGCTATAGCTCTTCTTTTTTCTTTCATTTTATCCTATATGTTCTAAGTCAATACCTTCTTCTTCCTCTTCTTCTATGCAATCAGGTATTTTATTAGCTTCTTCAATTCTGCCTTGTTTTAGAAGATAGTCTTTAATTGCAACATGAAGTGTTTCAAGTCCAAGGTTTGTGCAATGTATTTTTTGTGAAGGAAGTCCCCCAAGCTCTTCAAAAATTTCTTTATAAGTCAGGTTAAGTGCATAGTCTATGGGCTTTCCTTTCACCATTTCTGTAAGAACAGAAGAAACTGCTATAGCAGAACCACATCCAAATGTTTTGAATTTAACGTCTTCTATAACATCATTTTCTTTATTCACTTTTATTGTAAAAAGCATTGCGTCTCCACAAGATGGGTTTCCACACTGTCCATATCCATCAGGATTTGGTATTTCTCCTAAGTTCCTTGGGTTCATGAAGTGATCCATCACCTTTTCTGTATATTCAAACATCTTTAAACCTCCGGTTTTTATTCTGCTTTCAATTTATTACTTATAATATAAGCCCTCAATGAGTTAAATCATATATATTTCCTTACGAAAATTAATTATAAAGCTTTTTTGAGGAGGTTTGAAATGTCTGTAGAGGAAAAAGTTTTGGAAGCTCTTGAAAAAGCAGGAAAACCACTAAAAAGTGGAGAAATAGCCGAAATTACGGGACTGGACAAAAAGGAGGTTGACAAAATTATTAAGAAACTGAAAAAAGAGGGCAAAATTCAATCTCCAAAAAGATGTTATTATGCCACTGCTGGATAAAGCTGTTTGTAAATAAACACTTGGCACTTTATAATTATTCTGTATCAATGTCAACGGGGCAAAGCTTTTGTTAAAAAGTATTCTCGGATATAGATTTAACTATCTTAATTTACTTATACCTGTAATTATAGGTTTTGCAGCTGGTATTTTTGCTATTGTATTTTTAGAAGCTATCCATTTTTTTACAGATTTGTTTCTTGTTAAGTTTGTAGGATATGTACCACCTTTTCCACGAGGTGAGAGTGAACAGGAAAACTACATTTTCGTAATGGAACATCCTTATTTATTGCCAATTTCTACTGCAATTGGTGGCTTTATTGTTGGTGCTTTAATTTACTTCTTTTCTCCTGAATCTGCTGGTGTTGGAACCGACGCTGCTATAAAAGCCTTTCATAAAAGAATACCTTTAGGGTTAAAGACATCTATATGGAAACTTATTACATCTGCAATAACAATTGGTAGTGGGCAGGTATCCGGAAAGGAGGGACCAATTGCTCTTATTGGTGCTGGTATCGGTTCTTTTGTAGGCAAATTGTTTAAATTATCTGATAGGGAAAGAAACATAGCCCTTGCTGTTGGTCTTGGTGCTGGTATTGCAGGCGTTTTTAAAGCACCTTTTGCCGGAGCAATTATTAGTTCAGAGGTATTTTATAAAAAAGATTTTGAAGTTGATGCTTTAATTCCCAGTTTTATTGCTTCATTTGTTGCTTTTATTGTGGTTGGTTCTGTTTTAGGGTTTTCCCCTTTGTTTCTGGTAGAACTTCCAGAGTTTAAAGGTTTTGGAATATTTGATTTTATTTCTTATCTAATCTTAGGGATTTCTACAGCTATTATTGCTAAATTAATGATATTTGCACTGGATGAGGTGAAAGATTTTTTTGATAGACTTGAAGTACATCCTATTCTTAAACCTGGAATTGGGGGTTTTTTTGTTGGAATTATTGGTATG
This genomic window from Persephonella sp. IF05-L8 contains:
- the hemL gene encoding glutamate-1-semialdehyde 2,1-aminomutase; translated protein: MKTEKSKELFKEAQKYLVGGVNSPVRAFKALGMEPLFIAKGKGSRVWDVDGNEFIDYVLSWGPLILGHAHDQIINAIKQVSNYGTSFGAPTELEIEMAKAVVEAVPSVEMVRFVNSGTEATMSAIRLARGYTGKKKIIKFEGCYHGHGDSLLVSAGSGVATLGIPGTPGIPEELAQLTIVLPYNDIDAVEEAFRKHGDDIACVIIEPVAGNMGVVAPSKEYHQRLRELTKEYGALLIWDEVMTGFRLALGGAQELYGIEPDLTTMGKVIGAGLPVGAYGGKAEIMKYVAPEGPVYQAGTLSGNPLAMAAGLRQLQILKEKSPYGELDQKGAKLEKGMKELIDKYGIKATINRVGSMITMFFTDKEVKNFADAKSSDLELFNKFYKLMLEKGVYLAPSQFEASFLSTAHSDEDIATTLNAIEDTFKQL
- a CDS encoding nuclear transport factor 2 family protein, coding for MEKKGKSPVQETVDKWIEGWNEHDIQKIMECYADTAELYDPKIKEIYPETLTLVGKENIKKYYEIILKVFPQIKIQPLGLWIKGHDALLEYYIYTSEDAKADVISKFYLNKEYQIQGHFIYYGLSYKEVKEENKTE
- the nrdR gene encoding transcriptional regulator NrdR; amino-acid sequence: MKCPNCGSLEDKVVDTRQSKDGTVIRRRRECLDCGFRFTTYERYEEEKIIVKKKNGTTEAFNKDKIIRGIRLASKNRPVSEKQMIEIADEIEKYLLEEGKLVVESTEIGDLVQEKLKKIDPVAYLRFKSVYNEFQDISDFERALKEIEEKEK
- the aroE gene encoding shikimate dehydrogenase produces the protein MSDIFVNGETQVYGIIGYPVKHSKSPQFQTAAFQTLGINAIYLPFQVRPEDLQKAIEGIKALSIKGINVTVPHKEEVIKYLDEISEEVEYIGACNTVKNIDGYLQGFNTDAYGFIEGLKELTPDFANKKFLVIGAGGASRAVIYGLIKSGVQKIILANRTVKKAEEIVSDFKKLNRFIEEIIDIISLSHIENYLKDVDIIVNTTSIGLKEDDPPLFDYSKIEKRHIIVDIIYKKTKLLQAAEEKGCLYQDGLPMLLYQGAKAFEIWTGQKAPVEEMRRVLLQ
- a CDS encoding NifU family protein — encoded protein: MMVKTREQEVENVLNMIRPALALDMGDIKLVKVEDDTVYLELLGACSTCPVPDITMKDVIIVAIKNFLPWVKKVHIGQHKFEIQT
- a CDS encoding sulfurtransferase TusA family protein, whose amino-acid sequence is MDLENIKPDITHDATGTFCPIPITELAKVMKQAKKGQIVELLADDEGAIQDVPAWCETTGNEFLGYKEEDGVYIFYVKKTQD
- a CDS encoding tRNA 2-thiouridine(34) synthase MnmA, whose amino-acid sequence is MKEKRRAIALYSGGLDSTLAIKLIQNQGIDVIAVHFYTGFCITETKRRRGEKKPDGSHYMNPALKYAAKYGFKLEIVDISEEYFDIVTNPKYGYGANINPCIDCRAFMYKKAKELMDEFNADFIISGEVLNQRPMSQHLKAMKIIEREAGVEGLVLKPLSAKVLPPTIPEIKGWVDREKLEGIVGRSRKRQLQLAKELGIDEFEQPAGGCCYLTDENFARKYMETLSVENKISREDLYLLTIGRHFRLPTGTKVVVSRNEGEGNFIRGLKKNYWFFEPVGKGAVAIAKTIENRELTPEEIKDIANLVARYSKTDENGKINIKYTSPTGVEGVVKGQRLQEEIIESWRI
- a CDS encoding iron-sulfur cluster assembly scaffold protein; translation: MFEYTEKVMDHFMNPRNLGEIPNPDGYGQCGNPSCGDAMLFTIKVNKENDVIEDVKFKTFGCGSAIAVSSVLTEMVKGKPIDYALNLTYKEIFEELGGLPSQKIHCTNLGLETLHVAIKDYLLKQGRIEEANKIPDCIEEEEEEGIDLEHIG
- a CDS encoding A24 family peptidase C-terminal domain-containing protein, which produces MNYKAFLRRFEMSVEEKVLEALEKAGKPLKSGEIAEITGLDKKEVDKIIKKLKKEGKIQSPKRCYYATAG
- a CDS encoding chloride channel protein; this translates as MLKSILGYRFNYLNLLIPVIIGFAAGIFAIVFLEAIHFFTDLFLVKFVGYVPPFPRGESEQENYIFVMEHPYLLPISTAIGGFIVGALIYFFSPESAGVGTDAAIKAFHKRIPLGLKTSIWKLITSAITIGSGQVSGKEGPIALIGAGIGSFVGKLFKLSDRERNIALAVGLGAGIAGVFKAPFAGAIISSEVFYKKDFEVDALIPSFIASFVAFIVVGSVLGFSPLFLVELPEFKGFGIFDFISYLILGISTAIIAKLMIFALDEVKDFFDRLEVHPILKPGIGGFFVGIIGMTVPVAIGTGYGWLQLIMLDQLEYLPEWKIFISIFLVIIAFAFTLGSGGSGGVFGPSLVIGGLTGASVYNVLHLMGVPDSSSFNITAMTVVGMVSTFAAAAKAPLSTIILVAEITGGYQLLVPATVAVAIAHFLSGEKSIFKSQVDTKLDSAAHQDEIKYLILKRYIVKDIMKKEVITISPESTVLYATKFMQEYRISALPVIDKEGRVIGLVTSNDLIKACNMKQENTLIYEIMNKNPICITEDLTLFETLSIFVENNISVAPVVNNLEEKILKGIVSDYDIGKILTGKK